A stretch of Pseudomonas taetrolens DNA encodes these proteins:
- a CDS encoding SPOR domain-containing protein, whose protein sequence is MLNESRRRAYLTAMQVVNWLPRTELPFAAPSRPELLVLPEPPAEPVITRPVVKAMVAPSAPAERPKIEVPRPSVTPRPASKPAVVAEAAPAVAKVVQLPPPRFALQLLRAGRCLVLVELPTGGAFQSRDPAYLLLKDMLRAAGLPDSPQIIGEPVRWPLLRRGNVDQGPDAACEFVQGFVMARLEEAECACLWLIGLPAVRFAGEANAEAFNRELEIEGLGCAWALPGLELLMDEPQRKADVWQAMRRLMARWKQNDE, encoded by the coding sequence TTGTTGAACGAGTCCCGCCGCCGCGCTTACTTGACTGCCATGCAGGTGGTCAACTGGTTACCGCGCACCGAGTTGCCATTTGCTGCGCCTTCGCGGCCCGAGCTGCTGGTGCTCCCAGAACCGCCCGCTGAGCCTGTGATTACGCGGCCTGTGGTCAAGGCGATGGTTGCGCCGAGTGCACCTGCCGAGCGACCAAAAATCGAAGTGCCCCGACCGTCGGTCACGCCGCGACCTGCGAGCAAGCCTGCCGTCGTGGCCGAGGCAGCACCCGCCGTGGCGAAAGTGGTCCAGTTGCCACCCCCGCGCTTTGCCTTGCAGTTGCTGCGCGCCGGACGTTGCCTGGTGCTGGTGGAGTTACCCACAGGCGGTGCTTTCCAGAGCCGCGATCCGGCTTATTTGCTGTTAAAGGACATGCTGCGTGCAGCAGGCCTGCCGGACAGTCCGCAAATCATCGGCGAACCGGTGCGTTGGCCATTGCTCAGGCGTGGCAATGTCGATCAAGGCCCTGACGCCGCGTGTGAGTTTGTGCAGGGCTTTGTCATGGCGCGCCTTGAAGAGGCCGAATGTGCCTGTCTGTGGCTGATAGGGCTGCCGGCTGTGCGCTTTGCCGGTGAAGCGAATGCTGAAGCCTTCAATCGCGAACTAGAAATCGAAGGGCTGGGCTGCGCTTGGGCGTTGCCGGGCCTGGAACTCTTAATGGATGAGCCACAACGCAAAGCGGATGTGTGGCAAGCCATGCGCCGGCTGATGGCGCGCTGGA
- the mksE gene encoding Mks condensin complex protein MksE produces the protein MHLDLSELSQLAPIFRELFKGYHVSRRDPELYAQLSNFQDAYRALFKALGFELVCDTRGFYYFVPDTATAQVNKTAQRLALFTFIIVEHLADQGRDPIAVLDGGSLGRDELPALLEKYRDLFVQAEVTTQDELEEKIMRRMTQLGFASEETGLYRFLPPMHRFLDVCLSVQQDRDLAASLHSILPLPTPVLIDDDAEEEDEDAALARAIAAEQQEIDA, from the coding sequence ATGCATCTTGATCTTTCTGAACTGTCCCAGCTGGCCCCGATATTTCGTGAGTTGTTCAAGGGCTATCACGTCAGCCGCCGCGATCCAGAGCTGTACGCCCAACTGTCGAACTTCCAGGATGCCTACCGGGCGCTGTTCAAAGCCCTCGGCTTTGAACTGGTGTGTGATACCCGGGGTTTCTATTACTTCGTGCCGGACACCGCCACGGCTCAGGTCAACAAGACCGCGCAACGCCTGGCGCTGTTCACATTTATCATCGTTGAGCATCTGGCCGACCAGGGCCGCGACCCGATCGCCGTACTCGATGGCGGTAGCCTGGGACGCGATGAGTTGCCGGCTCTGCTGGAAAAATACCGCGACCTGTTTGTCCAGGCGGAAGTCACCACCCAGGACGAGCTGGAAGAAAAGATCATGCGCCGCATGACCCAGCTCGGGTTTGCCAGCGAAGAAACCGGTCTGTACCGTTTTCTGCCGCCTATGCACCGCTTCCTGGATGTCTGCCTGTCGGTCCAGCAAGACCGCGACCTGGCCGCCAGCCTGCACAGCATCCTGCCGTTGCCGACACCGGTATTGATCGACGATGACGCCGAGGAAGAAGACGAAGACGCCGCCCTGGCCCGCGCCATTGCCGCAGAGCAACAGGAGATTGATGCATGA
- a CDS encoding response regulator transcription factor, which produces MRKALIVDDHPFIRSIVRFVLEKSNFQIAAETDNGASALDLARSHVPHLIILDLSMPKLDGLEVLKRLHTLGLPIKVLVLTSKGSDFYADRCIRAGAIGFIEKTEDVEALTKAIQMVMSGRLYLSNLDVNLPFHKSQDKSDQQLINTLSDRELRTLHYLVSGYSNKKISEAMLLSEKTVSTYKTRILTKLNIKSVVYLAEFAKRNNLIE; this is translated from the coding sequence ATGCGTAAGGCCTTAATTGTAGATGACCATCCCTTTATCCGATCCATTGTCAGATTTGTACTGGAGAAATCCAACTTCCAGATCGCTGCAGAAACCGATAACGGTGCCTCGGCGCTGGACCTGGCACGTTCACATGTGCCCCACCTGATCATTCTCGACTTGTCGATGCCCAAGCTGGACGGGCTTGAAGTATTGAAGCGGCTGCACACCCTGGGGCTGCCCATAAAAGTGTTGGTGCTGACGTCCAAAGGGTCGGACTTTTATGCCGATCGATGCATAAGGGCCGGTGCCATTGGTTTTATAGAAAAGACCGAAGATGTCGAAGCGCTGACCAAAGCCATTCAGATGGTGATGAGCGGTCGACTTTATCTAAGTAATCTGGACGTCAACCTGCCTTTTCATAAAAGCCAGGACAAAAGCGATCAACAATTAATCAACACGCTGTCTGATCGAGAGTTGCGCACCCTGCACTATTTAGTCTCAGGCTATTCCAACAAAAAAATTTCGGAAGCCATGTTATTGAGTGAAAAAACCGTCAGCACTTATAAAACCCGCATATTAACCAAGCTCAATATCAAGTCCGTCGTCTATCTTGCTGAGTTTGCCAAACGCAACAATCTAATCGAATGA
- the mksB gene encoding Mks condensin complex protein MksB: protein MIEPKRVLRALAEHWALLEPLCEHFDQGTLSLSELRLQLAAHQLDSTPQDITSVLDTWIRLDILVPVAKSPNRFELNAQIHDFLAYLRREHRLGLCLEIEAYLRHLERLAGYIQDAFDIRDGNDLARQLRLLDMRVRDVLKKLANDEQALVAVAERAKTSDRQIPLRQRYAEVLATWDEYVEPMIQLVNADGAFEQGVRKVENVLLRMLSEQQRLGHLVDDDMLLRTHARILEMQTSAQLTLRHARELLLPLREEARRHNAVTRGAALALAAIRRKGLDAIPQASMPMFTRPQSTFLGSASQVEAYVYALARFEPKPARFPKAHKTQKGEAPKAPRTVKEMLDRCSHALPLPDLMNWLLIQEPDGDTDELLYWFSRLSREKRFVRERLERRDYHTHEHLVSLRSFALLSHSEDATETSASPLHAS, encoded by the coding sequence ATGATCGAACCCAAGCGCGTTTTACGTGCCCTCGCCGAGCACTGGGCACTTCTTGAGCCTTTGTGTGAACACTTCGACCAGGGCACCTTGAGCCTCAGCGAGCTGCGCCTGCAATTAGCCGCTCATCAGCTGGACAGCACACCACAAGACATCACCAGCGTGCTCGACACCTGGATCAGGCTGGACATTCTGGTGCCGGTTGCGAAAAGCCCCAACCGCTTCGAACTCAATGCCCAAATCCACGACTTTCTGGCGTATTTAAGGCGCGAGCACCGCCTCGGGCTGTGCCTGGAAATCGAAGCCTATTTGCGCCACCTGGAGCGTCTGGCGGGTTATATCCAGGATGCATTCGATATTCGTGACGGCAACGACCTGGCACGCCAGCTGCGTTTGCTCGACATGCGCGTGCGCGATGTGCTGAAAAAACTCGCCAATGACGAACAGGCGCTGGTCGCCGTGGCCGAACGGGCCAAAACCAGTGACCGCCAGATCCCTTTGCGCCAGCGTTACGCCGAAGTACTCGCGACCTGGGACGAATACGTCGAGCCGATGATCCAACTGGTGAACGCCGACGGTGCTTTCGAACAAGGCGTTCGCAAGGTTGAAAATGTGCTGCTGCGCATGCTCAGCGAACAGCAACGGCTCGGCCATCTGGTGGACGACGACATGTTGCTGCGTACCCACGCGCGTATCCTCGAAATGCAGACCAGTGCCCAACTGACCTTGCGTCATGCCCGTGAGCTGTTGCTGCCGTTGCGGGAAGAAGCCCGCCGGCACAATGCCGTAACCCGTGGCGCGGCCCTGGCCCTGGCGGCGATCCGACGCAAAGGTCTGGACGCAATACCGCAAGCCTCGATGCCGATGTTCACCCGCCCGCAAAGTACCTTTTTGGGTAGCGCCAGCCAGGTGGAAGCTTATGTGTATGCCCTGGCCCGGTTCGAACCCAAGCCGGCGCGCTTCCCCAAGGCCCACAAAACCCAAAAAGGCGAGGCCCCGAAAGCGCCGCGCACGGTCAAGGAAATGCTCGATCGCTGCAGCCATGCCCTGCCCCTCCCGGACTTAATGAACTGGCTGCTGATCCAGGAGCCGGACGGCGACACCGACGAATTACTGTATTGGTTCTCCCGACTGTCGCGCGAGAAACGCTTCGTGCGCGAGCGTCTTGAACGCCGCGATTACCACACCCACGAACATCTGGTCAGCCTGCGCTCTTTCGCTCTGCTTTCGCACAGCGAAGACGCGACCGAGACTTCTGCGAGCCCTCTCCATGCATCTTGA
- the mksF gene encoding Mks condensin complex protein MksF — MSQERYGIRRFALLNTAGYSLGLFPLEHPLSVYGANNLGKSASINALQFPILARMSDMSFGKYSLEQSRRFYFASDTSYILVEVSLPHGPHVIGVVGRGPGGGFGHQFFAYAGKLDLAHYQKDDTCLRQKELFNNLERHGLKAYELKPDELRRLLVGGHTSIPLDLTLIPLRSTSEQSLKTFRALFINLLHMREITAAKLKQLFLDAFEHSLRSGSVDYIAACEEAFRDVRRMEQDYNALVGAGPLVETLATGVRQRDLLRGKLHRLSPLLDSLLGTWQDYAGARKEELLIQSEHYRNEQDALQNDQRSSTQELMRLEREITGIQRWLGELSVLKHRFALVDDVKVLEQQLLAAKDAHDELAGALAQSRQFSAEDLDERLRDLEKRLKSVRQQLDHADNNSYARLREEFSQQDVERLMRLFNSALFSLPLGEHGIALDDSNAWVKSLEMILDGFKGERFEAPGLSIDLSHIEPPALQALADRAALRDQKDRLEKELKQLKTQQAVTSDRAASKTEAELLYQQVLDAQKALEDFRRSQTLSAEEGEKLEQLAQAEAAQDELKRSSDAFTERVQQLSAKLQLVGRQIGDMEAKQRTLDDSLRRRQLLPADLPFGTPFMDPVDDSMDNLLPLLNDYQDSWQGLLRCDGQIEALYAQVRLKGVAKFDSEDDMERRLQLLINAYAHRTEEALTLGKARRAAVTDIARTLRNIRSDYDSLEHQLALFNREINKRQVSNLQSFRIVLAPNKEALKHIDQIIHSAGQYEEGETLSVFDLSQSAEQDNKNEEAKEYLARLVAANHNQLGLKDLFELAFEITKVNGQPVIHTDIDGAASNGTTMTIKALTNMYLLLHLMDREQAGRIRLPYYLDEAADIDEKNQTALLETSLQLGFVPILASVKPQVCAHVAIDLEGGSGPNGIYIDEDDWKYIRRHDEVKPDAQAATQLLELDEV, encoded by the coding sequence ATGAGCCAGGAACGCTACGGGATACGCCGCTTTGCCCTGCTGAACACCGCCGGTTACAGCCTGGGATTATTTCCGCTGGAACACCCATTGTCGGTGTACGGGGCGAATAACCTCGGCAAATCGGCTTCGATCAACGCGTTGCAGTTTCCGATTCTCGCGCGCATGTCCGACATGAGCTTCGGCAAGTACAGCCTCGAACAGTCACGGCGTTTTTACTTCGCATCCGACACCAGCTACATCCTGGTCGAGGTGTCGCTGCCCCACGGTCCGCACGTGATCGGTGTGGTTGGACGTGGCCCCGGCGGCGGCTTCGGCCACCAGTTTTTCGCCTACGCCGGCAAGCTCGACCTGGCGCACTACCAGAAAGACGACACCTGCCTGCGCCAGAAGGAGCTGTTCAACAACCTGGAACGCCACGGCCTGAAAGCTTACGAGCTCAAGCCGGATGAATTGCGGCGTTTGCTGGTGGGCGGTCATACCTCGATCCCGCTGGATCTGACGCTGATCCCGCTGCGTTCCACCAGTGAACAGAGCCTGAAAACCTTCCGCGCACTGTTCATCAACCTGCTGCACATGCGGGAAATCACGGCAGCCAAGCTCAAGCAGCTGTTTCTCGATGCCTTCGAACACAGCCTGCGCTCGGGCAGCGTCGACTACATCGCAGCCTGTGAAGAAGCCTTCCGCGATGTCCGCCGCATGGAGCAGGACTACAACGCGCTGGTCGGTGCCGGGCCACTGGTTGAAACGCTCGCCACCGGCGTGCGCCAGCGTGATCTGTTGCGCGGCAAGCTGCATCGCCTGTCACCATTGCTCGACTCGTTGCTGGGCACGTGGCAGGACTACGCCGGCGCGCGCAAGGAAGAGCTGCTGATCCAGTCCGAGCACTACCGCAACGAGCAGGATGCGCTGCAAAACGATCAACGCAGCAGCACCCAGGAGCTGATGCGCCTGGAGCGGGAAATCACCGGTATCCAGCGCTGGCTGGGTGAGCTCTCGGTCCTCAAGCATCGCTTCGCCCTGGTCGATGATGTGAAGGTGCTCGAGCAGCAATTGCTGGCGGCCAAGGACGCGCACGACGAACTGGCCGGCGCGCTTGCGCAGTCGCGGCAGTTCAGCGCCGAGGACCTGGACGAACGCCTGCGTGATCTGGAAAAACGCCTGAAATCAGTCCGCCAGCAACTGGACCATGCCGACAACAACAGCTACGCCCGCCTGCGCGAAGAGTTTTCGCAACAGGATGTCGAGCGCCTGATGCGCCTGTTCAACAGCGCCCTGTTCAGTCTGCCGCTGGGTGAGCACGGGATTGCGCTGGACGACAGCAATGCCTGGGTCAAATCCCTGGAAATGATCCTCGACGGGTTTAAAGGCGAGCGTTTCGAGGCGCCGGGCCTGTCCATCGACCTTAGCCATATTGAGCCACCGGCCCTGCAGGCGCTGGCGGACCGGGCAGCCCTGCGCGACCAGAAGGATCGCCTGGAAAAAGAACTCAAGCAGCTGAAAACCCAGCAGGCCGTGACCTCGGACCGCGCCGCGAGCAAGACCGAAGCCGAGTTGCTGTACCAGCAGGTGCTGGATGCGCAAAAGGCCCTGGAAGACTTCCGCCGCAGCCAGACTTTGAGCGCCGAAGAAGGCGAAAAACTGGAGCAACTGGCCCAGGCAGAAGCCGCGCAAGATGAATTGAAACGTTCCAGCGATGCCTTCACCGAGCGCGTCCAGCAGCTGTCGGCCAAATTGCAATTGGTCGGCCGGCAAATCGGGGACATGGAAGCCAAGCAGCGCACGCTGGATGACAGCTTGCGTCGCCGTCAATTGCTGCCGGCCGACCTGCCGTTCGGCACACCGTTCATGGACCCGGTGGACGATTCGATGGATAACCTGCTGCCCTTGCTCAACGATTATCAGGACAGCTGGCAAGGGTTGCTACGCTGCGACGGCCAGATCGAAGCCCTGTACGCGCAAGTGCGCTTGAAGGGTGTGGCCAAGTTCGACAGCGAAGACGACATGGAGCGGCGCTTGCAGTTGCTGATCAACGCCTACGCGCACCGCACCGAAGAAGCGTTGACCCTGGGCAAGGCACGTCGTGCAGCCGTGACCGATATCGCGCGCACGCTGCGCAATATCCGCAGTGACTACGACAGCCTGGAGCATCAGCTGGCGCTATTCAACCGCGAGATCAACAAGCGCCAGGTCTCCAACCTGCAAAGCTTCCGTATTGTGCTGGCACCAAACAAGGAGGCGCTCAAGCATATCGATCAGATTATCCACAGCGCCGGACAGTACGAAGAAGGCGAGACGCTGTCGGTGTTCGACCTCAGCCAGAGTGCCGAACAGGACAACAAGAACGAAGAAGCCAAGGAGTATCTGGCACGTCTGGTAGCAGCCAACCACAACCAGCTGGGGCTTAAGGATCTGTTCGAACTGGCGTTCGAGATCACCAAGGTCAACGGCCAGCCGGTGATTCATACCGACATTGACGGTGCAGCTTCCAACGGCACGACCATGACCATCAAGGCGCTGACCAACATGTACTTGTTGCTGCACTTGATGGATCGCGAGCAGGCCGGGCGTATCCGTTTACCGTACTACCTGGATGAAGCCGCGGACATTGACGAGAAAAACCAGACTGCCTTGCTGGAAACCAGCCTGCAGTTGGGCTTTGTGCCGATTCTGGCCAGTGTGAAACCGCAAGTCTGTGCCCATGTGGCCATCGACCTTGAAGGGGGCAGCGGACCCAACGGGATTTATATCGATGAAGACGACTGGAAGTACATCCGTCGCCACGACGAAGTAAAGCCTGATGCCCAGGCCGCGACTCAGTTGCTGGAACTGGACGAAGTCTAA
- a CDS encoding transporter substrate-binding domain-containing protein, with amino-acid sequence MNRVFRPLHSLGLLLVWLTSFSYADPANLQLLARSKTSEPSLTLDEGDRQWLKNKRALVLGTSAPDYAPFDISAGSDYFEGLTADYAGLLSQLLNVEIKVRCYDSRAEAIAALKTKEIDVLGTANAYEMKDPQLAFSTAYADDTSVLVTRTGDPALSNDTPGRQKIAMLYHYQPVEVVKALYPEKELQLYASTLEAIGAVAFGQADIYLGDSISTHYLINKNYLNNVHLKGFSSLEGPAFSFAVLHPNPRLLRLINAALAAVPSTERSAIASRWGASGMHFENRGRLQFSPSEQRWLDLHPRLKVAITDDFFPFTFLDSHGGFSGLAADLLGKISLRTGLKFELVRSRSVSEMIESVKQGNADLIAAFTPSSSREDTFRFTKPYLSTPFVLVTRRQPGSARTLDELNGKRVALVIDNTVSPYLTEHYPGVRLIAAKNSAQALAMLAAGEVDGAINSLISARYLIKQQHNGQLQISSTVGLTPAQFSLAMAAPSSLLYSILGKALMSIPPEEMDALTNRWNRAVVLDNRYWVRNRGAIIRISLIGALVLLMAIAWITYLRRLIHKRDNAERALSDQLAFMRALIDGTPHPIYVRDRQGRLLICNAGYLNTFGVTRESVLGKTLLESTFASPQQNTANHVAYMKVMEEGRPLVRDHRMVLPDGSVLTIYDWVLPYRGSDGSVVGVTGGWIDISERQQLLEQLQEAKNQADQASLAKSDFLTTMSHEIRTPMNAVIGMLELAMKKAEQGIADSACIGVAWDAAHGLLELIGDILDITQIESGRMPLNQQRTHLMKLVESTARVFEAMAEQKGLLMSFELDPRINTDVLIDPVRFRQILSNLMSNAIKFTECGHVRLSVRAKGSRDGERLQVCVQVEDTGIGISEEDQQRLFSPFSQVNIPSKACAGSGLGLMISRRLCEMMGGTLTLNSTLGKGTRIIMRLDIVTLLSPVPAAVPDNVSPGQLRTLKVLVVDDYPPNRRLLTQQLSFLGHTAVEAHEGAQALKVWRAQRFDMIMTDCAMPVLDGYELTRTIRAEEAASGSPPVLIVGFTANAQTGEVERCLAAGMNDCLFKPISLHHLQTRLASADLIPVHLADDLELEGSDKLINLEALERLTGGDTCALERMIEPLLTCMKDDMEALLNAFTRHDLPGLSEVAHKVKSGARMIKARHLAQCCEDLEQGCLAPNWRQLAKRVDEQYTAMEQVLDALERHRT; translated from the coding sequence ATGAATAGGGTGTTTCGCCCCCTCCACTCTCTCGGGCTGCTGTTAGTGTGGCTGACGTCATTCAGTTATGCCGATCCGGCCAACCTGCAATTGTTGGCTCGCTCAAAGACGAGCGAGCCTTCACTCACGCTGGATGAGGGTGACCGGCAATGGTTGAAGAATAAACGAGCACTTGTTCTTGGAACGTCTGCACCCGATTACGCGCCTTTTGATATCTCGGCGGGCAGTGATTACTTCGAAGGTTTGACCGCCGATTATGCGGGGCTGCTCAGCCAACTGCTGAACGTCGAGATCAAGGTGCGTTGCTACGATTCACGTGCTGAGGCAATCGCTGCACTGAAAACTAAAGAAATCGACGTACTGGGCACGGCCAATGCTTATGAAATGAAAGACCCTCAGCTGGCCTTTTCGACTGCCTATGCCGACGACACCTCGGTGCTGGTCACGCGCACTGGCGACCCCGCCCTCAGCAATGACACACCCGGCCGGCAGAAGATCGCCATGCTTTACCACTATCAACCGGTCGAGGTGGTGAAAGCGCTGTACCCCGAGAAAGAGCTGCAGCTGTATGCCTCGACCCTGGAAGCTATTGGTGCGGTGGCTTTCGGTCAGGCCGACATATATTTAGGCGACTCGATAAGCACTCATTACCTGATCAATAAAAATTACCTGAACAATGTTCACCTCAAGGGCTTTTCATCCCTTGAAGGACCGGCCTTCTCGTTTGCCGTATTACACCCCAATCCCCGCTTGCTGCGCCTGATCAACGCCGCGCTGGCGGCCGTCCCCTCCACTGAACGCTCAGCCATTGCAAGTCGTTGGGGCGCCAGCGGAATGCACTTTGAAAACCGTGGCCGCCTGCAGTTCTCCCCTTCGGAACAGCGTTGGCTGGACCTGCATCCGCGGCTCAAGGTGGCCATCACCGATGATTTTTTCCCTTTTACCTTTCTTGACAGCCATGGCGGCTTCAGTGGCCTGGCCGCCGACCTGCTCGGCAAGATCAGCCTGCGTACGGGCCTCAAGTTTGAGCTGGTGCGCAGCCGTTCGGTGTCGGAAATGATCGAGTCCGTCAAACAGGGGAATGCCGATCTAATCGCCGCCTTCACCCCCAGCAGCAGTCGCGAAGATACGTTCCGCTTTACCAAACCCTACCTCTCAACCCCCTTTGTGCTGGTCACACGCCGCCAGCCGGGTAGCGCCCGGACACTCGATGAACTCAATGGCAAACGCGTGGCACTGGTCATCGACAATACGGTAAGCCCGTACCTGACGGAGCATTACCCGGGCGTGCGGCTGATCGCGGCCAAGAACTCGGCGCAAGCTCTGGCAATGCTGGCCGCGGGAGAGGTCGATGGCGCTATCAACTCGCTGATCAGTGCGCGTTACCTGATCAAGCAGCAGCATAATGGTCAACTGCAAATCAGCAGCACGGTGGGCCTCACACCGGCCCAGTTTTCGTTGGCAATGGCAGCCCCGTCGTCACTGCTCTACTCCATCCTGGGCAAGGCATTGATGAGTATTCCTCCCGAAGAAATGGACGCTTTGACCAACCGCTGGAACCGCGCAGTGGTGCTGGATAACCGCTACTGGGTGCGCAATCGCGGGGCAATTATCCGGATTTCACTGATCGGGGCGCTGGTGCTGTTAATGGCCATTGCGTGGATCACTTATCTGCGCCGGTTGATTCATAAACGAGACAACGCCGAGCGTGCGCTCAGTGACCAACTGGCGTTCATGCGCGCATTGATCGATGGCACGCCCCATCCTATTTACGTGCGCGACCGCCAGGGGCGACTGTTGATTTGCAACGCCGGTTACCTGAACACGTTTGGGGTCACCCGTGAGTCGGTGCTGGGCAAAACTCTGCTGGAGTCCACCTTCGCCTCACCGCAGCAAAATACGGCGAATCACGTGGCTTACATGAAGGTGATGGAAGAAGGCCGGCCGCTGGTACGTGATCACCGGATGGTGCTGCCGGACGGGTCCGTGTTGACCATTTACGATTGGGTCCTGCCCTACCGCGGCAGCGATGGCAGCGTGGTCGGGGTTACGGGCGGGTGGATTGATATCAGCGAGCGCCAGCAGTTGCTTGAGCAATTGCAGGAGGCCAAAAACCAGGCCGACCAGGCCAGCCTGGCCAAGAGCGACTTTCTGACCACCATGAGCCATGAAATTCGTACGCCGATGAATGCCGTGATCGGCATGCTGGAGCTGGCGATGAAAAAGGCCGAACAAGGCATTGCCGACAGTGCCTGCATTGGCGTTGCCTGGGACGCCGCCCATGGGTTGCTGGAACTGATCGGTGACATTCTGGACATTACCCAGATCGAGTCCGGGCGCATGCCGCTTAACCAGCAACGCACTCATTTGATGAAGCTGGTGGAGTCCACCGCACGAGTGTTCGAGGCGATGGCGGAGCAAAAAGGCTTGTTGATGAGCTTTGAGCTGGACCCCAGGATCAATACGGACGTGCTGATCGACCCTGTGCGCTTCAGACAGATTCTGTCGAACCTCATGAGCAATGCCATCAAGTTCACCGAATGCGGCCACGTGCGCTTGAGCGTACGTGCCAAGGGTTCCAGGGATGGTGAGCGCCTGCAGGTTTGCGTACAGGTCGAGGACACGGGGATCGGTATTTCCGAAGAAGATCAGCAGCGCCTGTTCAGCCCGTTCTCTCAGGTCAATATACCCAGCAAGGCATGCGCCGGCTCAGGCCTGGGGCTGATGATCAGTCGCCGGCTGTGCGAAATGATGGGCGGCACGTTGACCTTGAACAGCACACTGGGCAAAGGCACACGCATCATCATGCGGCTTGATATCGTGACCTTGCTTTCCCCGGTGCCGGCTGCCGTGCCTGATAACGTATCGCCGGGCCAGCTCCGTACGCTGAAAGTGCTGGTGGTCGATGACTACCCGCCCAATCGACGGCTGTTGACCCAACAACTGAGTTTTTTAGGGCATACCGCGGTCGAAGCCCACGAAGGCGCGCAAGCGCTGAAGGTCTGGAGGGCGCAGCGCTTTGACATGATCATGACCGACTGTGCGATGCCGGTGCTGGACGGTTATGAACTGACCCGCACCATTCGCGCCGAGGAAGCCGCCAGTGGTTCCCCGCCGGTACTGATCGTCGGTTTTACCGCAAACGCCCAGACCGGCGAAGTCGAACGCTGCCTCGCGGCGGGGATGAACGATTGCCTGTTCAAGCCCATCAGCCTGCACCATTTACAAACCCGACTGGCTTCAGCAGACCTGATCCCCGTCCATCTGGCTGACGATCTGGAACTTGAGGGCTCGGACAAGCTGATCAATCTCGAGGCCCTGGAGCGACTGACCGGGGGCGATACCTGTGCCCTGGAGCGTATGATCGAGCCGTTGCTCACCTGCATGAAGGACGACATGGAAGCCTTATTGAACGCCTTCACCCGACATGACTTGCCAGGCTTGAGCGAAGTAGCGCACAAGGTAAAAAGTGGCGCACGAATGATCAAGGCCAGGCATCTGGCCCAGTGTTGCGAAGACCTTGAACAGGGTTGTCTGGCGCCTAACTGGAGACAGCTGGCCAAGCGGGTCGACGAACAGTACACGGCAATGGAGCAGGTGCTGGATGCGCTTGAGCGGCATCGAACATGA
- a CDS encoding fimbrial protein has protein sequence MTENKRMPTSGFGLLVAVCCLWGPSLDASADINLTLTGEVMAPPSCVINGGNTLNVPFGDNLVKERIDGVNYRLGVPYTVSCSNQPSNAMHLTLKGTGATFEPTALSTTNRDLGIRLYIDGVVWPINTAAAFSYPTLPFMEAVPVRRPRPRLDTGSFSATATLLVELQ, from the coding sequence ATGACTGAGAACAAGAGAATGCCAACCTCTGGCTTTGGGTTGCTGGTCGCAGTGTGTTGTTTGTGGGGCCCCAGCCTGGACGCCAGCGCTGACATTAACCTGACCCTCACTGGCGAGGTCATGGCGCCTCCGTCCTGTGTCATCAACGGTGGCAACACCCTCAATGTGCCGTTTGGGGACAACCTGGTGAAGGAACGAATTGACGGCGTGAACTACCGGCTGGGTGTGCCCTACACCGTCAGTTGCAGCAATCAGCCATCGAATGCCATGCACCTGACGCTGAAAGGCACGGGGGCTACCTTCGAGCCGACAGCATTGTCGACGACCAATCGCGACCTGGGGATCAGGCTGTATATCGACGGGGTGGTCTGGCCGATCAATACAGCGGCGGCTTTCAGCTACCCGACCTTGCCCTTCATGGAGGCCGTACCAGTGCGGCGGCCACGACCGAGGCTGGACACCGGTAGCTTTTCGGCGACCGCCACACTGCTGGTCGAACTGCAATGA